A genomic segment from Janthinobacterium sp. 64 encodes:
- a CDS encoding STM4011 family radical SAM protein, with protein sequence MLTAQPGVLSLLYRGTLASCNYACGYCPFAKKRDSRAALARDARELARFTDWVAAQDRAISVLFTPWGEALVRRHYRTAMQTLAALPHVRQVALQTNLSGPLGWLENMDGLEKIGLWCTYHPDQTTLPRFLARCARLDTMGVRYSVGVVAMNEHLDAIRALRAALPAHVYLWLNAYDRRGPGYYSEQDVAWFDTVDPWFAQNRRPSPSRNKPCLAGEASLSVDGDGELARCHFVPERLGNLYEDDLADMLQERSCPRFKCDCYIGYAQRKDLPFQATFENGVLARIAPIDLLTRC encoded by the coding sequence GTGCTGACCGCGCAGCCAGGCGTGCTGTCCCTGCTGTACCGGGGCACCCTGGCCAGTTGCAACTACGCCTGCGGCTACTGCCCCTTCGCCAAGAAGCGCGACAGCCGCGCCGCGCTGGCCCGCGATGCGCGCGAACTGGCGCGTTTTACGGATTGGGTGGCCGCGCAAGACCGGGCCATCAGCGTGCTGTTTACGCCGTGGGGCGAAGCGCTGGTGCGGCGCCACTACCGCACGGCCATGCAGACGCTGGCGGCGCTGCCACATGTGCGCCAGGTGGCGCTGCAAACGAACCTGTCCGGCCCCCTGGGCTGGCTGGAGAACATGGACGGGCTGGAGAAGATCGGCCTGTGGTGCACCTACCACCCTGACCAGACGACCTTGCCCCGCTTTCTCGCACGCTGCGCGCGCTTGGACACGATGGGCGTGCGCTACTCCGTCGGCGTCGTCGCCATGAACGAACACCTGGACGCCATCCGCGCCCTGCGCGCGGCCTTGCCGGCCCACGTCTACCTGTGGCTGAACGCGTACGACCGGCGCGGCCCCGGCTACTACAGTGAACAGGATGTGGCCTGGTTTGATACCGTCGACCCGTGGTTCGCACAGAACCGCCGCCCATCGCCCTCGCGCAATAAACCGTGCCTGGCGGGCGAAGCGTCGCTGTCCGTCGATGGCGACGGCGAACTGGCGCGCTGCCACTTCGTGCCCGAGCGGCTGGGGAATCTGTATGAGGACGACCTGGCTGATATGCTGCAAGAACGCAGCTGCCCGCGCTTCAAGTGCGATTGCTATATCGGCTATGCGCAGCGCAAGGATTTGCCGTTTCAGGCCACGTTTGAAAACGGCGTGCTGGCGAGAATTGCGCCGATTGACTTACTAACAAGGTGTTAG
- a CDS encoding STM4012 family radical SAM protein, whose amino-acid sequence MNPAEQPGTLAQRMRHTPYQAYSYSYPHKAAYRALPQAAPLAPLWARQDRSALFAYIHIPFCEMRCGFCNLFAMARPSADMVERYVQQVLVQMRALDGALGERRFARFALGGGTPTYLSPAQLDTLLCGARDILGIDLQHTPAGIEASPETITAERLAVCRAHGIDRVSLGIQSFAAGEMRALARPQQNATVHHAIGLIRAAGFPTLNLDLIYGIAGQTVASLLASIDSALAFAPEEIYLYPLYVREQTGLGKVARRQGAQSLNPIMLAQDGDSRLALYAAARDHLRAQGYEQVSMRMFRAPHAPEQNGPSYCCQNDGMVGLGAGARSYTTSLHYSSEYAVARLDTINIIDNYLALDEARFAQAEHGYMLDDAEQRRRYVIQSLLTEPGLDRDAYAARFGSRCELDLPQLAELHSLALVQEDGPLLRLNERGYSYADTIGPWLASDTVRALMAQEGQAC is encoded by the coding sequence GTGAACCCTGCCGAACAGCCTGGCACCCTGGCGCAGCGCATGCGCCACACGCCTTACCAGGCGTATTCCTATTCGTATCCGCACAAGGCGGCCTACCGCGCCTTGCCGCAGGCGGCGCCGCTGGCGCCCCTGTGGGCGCGGCAAGACCGCTCCGCCCTGTTCGCCTACATCCACATCCCGTTTTGCGAGATGCGCTGCGGCTTTTGCAACCTGTTCGCCATGGCGCGCCCCAGCGCCGACATGGTCGAGCGCTATGTGCAGCAAGTGCTGGTGCAGATGCGCGCACTCGATGGCGCGCTCGGTGAACGGCGCTTCGCCCGCTTCGCGCTCGGTGGCGGCACGCCGACCTATCTGTCGCCGGCGCAGCTCGACACCTTGCTGTGCGGCGCGCGCGACATCCTCGGCATCGACCTGCAGCACACGCCGGCCGGCATCGAAGCGTCGCCCGAAACCATCACGGCGGAGCGGCTTGCCGTCTGCCGCGCGCATGGCATCGACCGGGTCAGCCTCGGTATCCAGAGCTTTGCCGCCGGCGAAATGCGCGCCTTGGCGCGCCCTCAGCAAAACGCCACCGTCCATCACGCCATCGGCCTGATACGCGCGGCCGGCTTCCCGACGCTGAACCTGGACCTGATCTATGGCATCGCCGGGCAAACCGTGGCCAGCCTGCTCGCTTCCATCGACAGCGCGCTGGCGTTTGCGCCCGAGGAAATCTATCTGTATCCGCTGTACGTGCGAGAACAAACAGGCCTGGGCAAGGTGGCGCGGCGCCAGGGTGCGCAATCGCTCAACCCCATCATGCTGGCGCAGGACGGCGACAGCCGCCTGGCCCTGTACGCGGCCGCGCGCGACCATTTGCGCGCGCAAGGCTATGAGCAGGTCTCGATGCGCATGTTTCGCGCACCCCATGCGCCGGAACAAAACGGGCCCTCGTACTGCTGCCAGAATGACGGCATGGTGGGCCTGGGCGCGGGCGCCCGCTCGTACACGACCAGCCTGCACTATTCGAGCGAGTACGCCGTGGCGCGGCTTGATACCATCAACATCATCGACAACTACCTGGCGCTGGACGAAGCGCGCTTCGCACAGGCCGAACACGGCTATATGCTCGATGACGCAGAACAGCGCCGGCGCTACGTGATCCAGTCGCTGCTGACGGAACCGGGCCTGGACCGCGACGCCTACGCGGCGCGCTTCGGCAGCCGCTGCGAGCTTGATCTGCCCCAGCTGGCCGAATTGCACTCTTTGGCCCTGGTGCAAGAGGATGGCCCGCTGCTGCGCCTGAACGAGCGCGGCTACAGCTACGCCGACACCATCGGCCCGTGGCTGGCCTCCGATACGGTGCGCGCGCTGATGGCGCAAGAGGGCCAGGCGTGCTGA
- a CDS encoding STM4013/SEN3800 family hydrolase — MFKDTPAIPDMRAIVGSHDIVFLTLDTLRYDVAQALYAAGELPVLGRFLPPGGWDKRHSPATFTYAAHQAFFAGFLPTPASPGRHPRLFASAFAGSETTSPHTFAFEEADLPAALAARGYRTICIGGVGFFNKQTALGTVLPSLFQESHWSAGMGVASRHSTQKQVALAMARLADGMQRTFLFINVAALHTPNRAYLPGCRADCLESHAAALRYVDGALAPLFAACAARAPTFAIICSDHGSAYGEDGYRGHRVAHDSVWNVPYAHFFIAPDTDTHPEESPP; from the coding sequence ATGTTTAAAGACACACCTGCCATCCCCGACATGCGCGCCATCGTCGGCAGCCACGACATCGTCTTCCTCACGCTCGACACCCTGCGCTACGACGTGGCGCAAGCCTTGTATGCGGCGGGTGAATTGCCCGTGCTGGGACGTTTTCTGCCGCCGGGCGGCTGGGACAAGCGCCACTCGCCCGCCACGTTCACGTATGCGGCGCACCAGGCCTTCTTTGCCGGCTTTCTGCCCACGCCGGCCTCGCCGGGCCGCCATCCGCGCCTGTTCGCCAGCGCTTTTGCGGGCAGCGAAACCACCTCGCCGCACACGTTTGCGTTCGAGGAAGCGGACCTTCCCGCCGCGCTGGCCGCGCGCGGCTACCGCACCATCTGCATCGGCGGCGTGGGCTTCTTCAACAAGCAAACCGCCTTGGGCACGGTGCTGCCGTCACTGTTCCAGGAAAGCCACTGGAGCGCCGGCATGGGCGTGGCCAGCCGCCACTCGACGCAAAAACAGGTGGCGCTGGCCATGGCCCGCCTGGCGGACGGCATGCAGCGCACCTTCTTGTTCATCAACGTGGCCGCCCTGCACACGCCGAACCGCGCCTACCTGCCCGGCTGCCGCGCCGACTGCCTGGAAAGCCACGCTGCCGCCCTGCGCTATGTCGATGGCGCGCTGGCTCCCCTGTTTGCCGCCTGCGCCGCGCGCGCGCCCACGTTTGCCATCATCTGCTCGGATCACGGCAGCGCGTATGGCGAAGACGGCTACCGGGGCCATAGAGTGGCCCATGACAGCGTGTGGAACGTGCCGTACGCGCACTTCTTCATCGCCCCCGATACCGATACACATCCCGAGGAATCCCCACCGTGA
- a CDS encoding STM4014 family protein — protein sequence MLLLATSGSKRVRLMQAARAQLRLPPAQVLEWRDWLAQPALLEDALRRPCRFKIEPPGDDPAAHLRLLHDGCRQLDRAPVHAPEHGELLAMDAWFAGFASAMASLAAQLACLPQTRVFNAPAEICLMTDKLACQRHLAAHGVAIPALLGPVHGYEHLQSLLHEHQLDRVYLKPRYGSSASGVVAYRRNKAGRQQATTSAALQHADGAARLFNVKRMARYESEHDIAALVDALAAQELYAEAWLNKPRCGDGHYDLRVVTLAGQPAHRVARIGDQMMTNLHLDNRRGDAAGLLNAADLAALEAASAQAARAFPHSHVTGYDLVVRHGQAHVLEANAFGDLLPGLLWQGTDTYTAQLPHV from the coding sequence ATGCTTTTGCTGGCCACCAGCGGCAGCAAGCGCGTGCGCCTGATGCAGGCGGCGCGCGCGCAACTGCGCCTGCCGCCCGCGCAAGTGCTGGAATGGCGCGACTGGCTGGCGCAGCCGGCGCTGCTCGAGGATGCCTTGCGCCGGCCCTGCCGGTTCAAGATCGAGCCGCCTGGCGACGACCCGGCGGCGCACCTGCGGCTGCTGCATGACGGTTGTCGACAGCTTGATCGCGCGCCCGTGCATGCACCGGAACATGGCGAACTGCTGGCCATGGATGCCTGGTTCGCAGGATTTGCATCCGCCATGGCTTCCCTGGCGGCCCAGCTGGCCTGCCTGCCGCAGACACGCGTCTTCAATGCGCCAGCCGAAATCTGTCTCATGACGGACAAGCTGGCGTGCCAGCGCCACCTGGCTGCGCACGGCGTCGCCATTCCCGCCCTGCTCGGCCCTGTGCACGGCTATGAGCACCTGCAATCGCTGCTGCACGAACACCAGCTTGACCGCGTCTATCTGAAACCGCGCTACGGCTCGTCCGCGTCGGGCGTCGTCGCCTACCGCAGGAACAAGGCCGGGCGCCAGCAAGCCACCACCTCGGCCGCCTTGCAGCATGCGGACGGCGCGGCGCGTCTGTTCAACGTCAAGCGCATGGCGCGCTACGAATCCGAACACGACATCGCCGCCCTCGTCGACGCGCTGGCCGCGCAGGAACTGTATGCGGAAGCGTGGCTGAACAAGCCGCGCTGCGGCGACGGCCACTACGACTTGCGCGTCGTGACCCTGGCCGGCCAGCCGGCGCACCGCGTGGCGCGCATCGGCGACCAGATGATGACGAATCTGCACCTCGACAACCGGCGCGGCGATGCGGCCGGCCTCTTGAACGCAGCCGACCTGGCCGCGCTGGAAGCGGCCAGCGCCCAGGCCGCGCGCGCCTTCCCCCACAGCCACGTGACGGGCTACGACCTCGTCGTGCGCCACGGCCAGGCCCATGTGCTGGAAGCGAATGCCTTCGGCGACCTGCTGCCAGGCCTGCTGTGGCAAGGTACGGACACTTACACAGCGCAACTGCCCCATGTTTAA
- a CDS encoding STM4015 family protein, whose product MTISESTTLFHQKKVVQYDPAIALQSGQDSVYRLSLEYDDKHKMPDLIAGFLEKADKNALEALIIGMWGDPYESGADEVIAALIAHAPQLPNLRALFIGDMTYEECEISWIVQGSYKPLLDAFPQLEELRIRGGNELVIEPFAHQHLRRFTIEAGGLDQKIAEALAQSSMPQLEHLELWLGTEEYGFSGDVDLYRKVLVQLTVPTLRYLGLRDAEIADDLAVWLAEEPLVAQLDTLDLSLGTIGDLGAVAVLNHTQLGKLKRLDLSHHYISEENQAKLKALPFEVVLDDPQEADEDDGESYRYVAVGE is encoded by the coding sequence ATGACGATTTCCGAAAGCACCACCCTCTTCCACCAAAAAAAAGTCGTCCAGTACGATCCTGCTATTGCGCTGCAATCCGGGCAGGATAGCGTCTACCGCCTCTCGCTCGAGTATGACGACAAGCACAAGATGCCGGACCTGATCGCCGGCTTCCTGGAAAAGGCCGACAAGAACGCGCTCGAAGCGTTGATCATCGGCATGTGGGGCGACCCGTACGAATCGGGCGCCGACGAAGTGATCGCCGCGCTGATCGCCCACGCGCCACAGCTGCCCAACTTGCGGGCCCTGTTCATCGGCGACATGACGTACGAGGAATGCGAAATCTCGTGGATCGTGCAAGGCAGCTACAAGCCGCTGCTGGACGCTTTTCCACAGCTGGAAGAGCTGCGCATCCGTGGCGGCAATGAACTCGTCATCGAGCCGTTCGCCCACCAGCACCTGCGCCGCTTCACTATCGAAGCGGGCGGCCTCGATCAAAAGATCGCCGAAGCGCTGGCGCAATCGAGCATGCCGCAGCTGGAACACCTGGAACTGTGGCTGGGCACGGAAGAATACGGATTCTCGGGCGATGTGGACCTCTACCGCAAGGTGCTGGTGCAGCTGACCGTGCCCACCCTGCGCTACCTGGGCTTGCGCGACGCGGAAATCGCCGACGACCTGGCCGTCTGGCTGGCCGAGGAACCGCTGGTGGCGCAGCTCGACACGCTGGACCTGTCGCTGGGCACCATCGGCGACCTGGGCGCCGTGGCCGTGCTCAATCACACGCAGCTGGGCAAGTTGAAGCGCCTGGACCTGTCGCACCATTACATCTCGGAAGAAAACCAGGCCAAGCTGAAGGCGCTGCCCTTCGAAGTGGTGCTGGACGACCCGCAGGAAGCCGATGAAGACGACGGCGAAAGCTACCGCTATGTCGCCGTCGGCGAATAA
- a CDS encoding helix-turn-helix domain-containing protein, which yields MKTSVSTNSPPEVGATLQRLRLARGLTLEDLSRIAGVSKSMLSQIEREKANPTIAITWRLANALGVQIGELLSSAEKAVETIRITDAHETPTLPGDHAGYVLRILGPMELAGKYEWYEVTLAPGGELASQPHDPGTTEHLTVIHGNLELEVGTAKKKVKNGGTARYPADQPHTIRNLGKTEGKALLVVIHR from the coding sequence ATGAAAACCAGCGTTTCGACCAATTCTCCCCCCGAAGTGGGTGCCACCCTGCAACGGCTGCGCCTGGCGCGCGGCCTGACACTCGAGGATTTGTCGCGCATCGCGGGCGTCTCGAAGTCCATGCTGTCGCAAATCGAGCGCGAAAAAGCCAATCCCACCATCGCCATCACGTGGCGCCTGGCCAACGCCCTGGGCGTGCAGATCGGCGAATTGCTGTCCAGCGCGGAAAAGGCCGTGGAAACCATCCGCATCACGGATGCCCACGAAACCCCCACCCTGCCCGGCGACCATGCAGGCTACGTGCTGCGCATCCTGGGGCCGATGGAACTGGCCGGCAAATACGAATGGTATGAAGTGACCCTGGCGCCGGGCGGCGAACTGGCGTCGCAGCCGCACGACCCCGGCACCACCGAGCATTTGACGGTGATCCACGGCAACCTGGAGCTGGAAGTGGGCACGGCGAAGAAAAAGGTCAAGAATGGCGGCACGGCGCGCTATCCGGCGGACCAGCCGCATACGATACGCAATCTGGGCAAGACCGAGGGCAAGGCCTTATTGGTGGTCATCCATAGATAG
- the kbl gene encoding glycine C-acetyltransferase: MSEQAKNTFFSGLQQNLDQLRQQGLYKPERVIASRQGAEVVCDDGRTLINMCANNYLGLSGDLQTQEASIAATQKYGYGLSSVRFICGTQTVHKELEQAISAFLGTEDTILYAAAFDANGGVFEPLFDENDAIISDALNHASIIDGIRLCKAGRYRYLHNDMADLEVQLKAAIAAGKRHKVIVTDGVFSMDGTIAQLDKICDLADKYGALVMIDECHASGFMGATGRGTHEHHNVMGRIDIITGTLGKALGGAMGGFTSARKEVIDTLRQKSRPYLFSNTLAPSIAGASLSVLERLAKSTELRDRLHENTAFFRSEIERIGFTIKPGTHPVVPVMLFDAPVAQKFAARLYELGVLVTGFFYPVVPMGQARVRVQLSAAHTREQLVQVLAAFEQAGKELGLLTTATTN, encoded by the coding sequence ATGAGCGAGCAAGCGAAGAACACCTTTTTCAGCGGTCTGCAACAGAATCTCGATCAACTGCGCCAGCAGGGCTTGTACAAGCCCGAGCGCGTGATCGCCTCGCGCCAGGGCGCCGAAGTGGTGTGCGACGATGGCCGTACCCTGATCAATATGTGTGCGAACAACTACCTGGGCCTGTCCGGCGACCTGCAGACGCAGGAAGCATCGATTGCCGCCACGCAAAAATACGGCTACGGCCTGTCGTCCGTGCGTTTCATCTGCGGCACGCAAACCGTGCACAAGGAACTGGAACAGGCGATCTCCGCTTTTCTGGGTACCGAAGACACGATCTTGTACGCGGCGGCATTCGACGCCAACGGCGGCGTGTTCGAACCCCTGTTCGATGAAAACGACGCCATCATCTCGGACGCGCTGAACCACGCTTCCATCATCGACGGCATCCGTTTGTGCAAGGCTGGGCGCTACCGCTACCTGCATAACGACATGGCCGACCTGGAAGTGCAGCTGAAAGCGGCGATTGCCGCCGGCAAGCGCCATAAAGTCATCGTCACGGACGGCGTGTTCTCGATGGATGGCACGATTGCGCAACTCGACAAGATCTGCGACCTGGCCGACAAGTACGGCGCGCTGGTGATGATCGACGAATGCCACGCTTCCGGTTTCATGGGCGCGACGGGCCGCGGCACGCACGAGCACCACAATGTAATGGGCCGCATCGACATCATCACGGGCACACTGGGCAAGGCCCTGGGCGGCGCCATGGGCGGTTTCACCTCCGCGCGCAAGGAAGTCATCGACACGCTGCGCCAGAAATCGCGCCCGTATCTGTTCTCCAACACCCTGGCGCCATCGATCGCCGGCGCCTCGCTGTCGGTACTGGAACGGCTGGCCAAGTCGACGGAACTGCGCGACCGCCTGCATGAAAACACGGCTTTCTTCCGCAGCGAGATCGAACGCATCGGCTTTACCATCAAGCCGGGCACCCATCCGGTGGTGCCCGTGATGCTGTTCGACGCGCCCGTGGCGCAGAAGTTCGCCGCCCGCCTGTATGAACTGGGTGTGCTGGTGACGGGCTTCTTCTACCCGGTCGTGCCGATGGGCCAGGCCAGGGTCCGCGTGCAGCTGTCGGCCGCCCACACCCGCGAACAGCTGGTGCAAGTGCTGGCCGCCTTCGAGCAGGCGGGCAAGGAACTCGGTCTGCTGACCACCGCCACTACTAATTAA
- a CDS encoding NAD-dependent epimerase/dehydratase family protein translates to MERILVIGANGQIGSELVGALAQQHGADNVIASDIGTNNLYQAKRYAQLNVLDKDGLAKLIADEGITQVYQLAAMLSATGEAAPLKAWSLNMDGLLNILELARERGEAGKPLRIFWPSSIAAFGPNTPQVNTPQMTVMDPTSMYGISKLAGERLCEYYFNKYGVDVRSIRYPGIISYKSPPGGGTTDYAIAIFHAALRGERYDCFLDATTTLPMIYMPDAIRATIELMDAPVSQIKIRSSYNVAGVSFNPEQLAKAIVHMVPDFKISYKPDSRQAIADSWPQSLDDSKASADWGWKAQIGIEQMVTDMLANVDVGHAAKAA, encoded by the coding sequence ATGGAACGCATCTTAGTCATCGGCGCAAACGGCCAAATCGGTAGTGAACTGGTGGGCGCGCTGGCGCAGCAGCACGGCGCGGACAACGTCATCGCCAGCGACATCGGCACGAATAATCTGTACCAGGCCAAGCGCTATGCGCAATTGAATGTGCTGGACAAGGACGGCCTGGCGAAGCTCATCGCCGACGAAGGCATCACCCAGGTGTACCAGCTGGCGGCCATGCTGTCGGCCACGGGCGAAGCGGCGCCGTTGAAGGCGTGGAGCCTGAACATGGATGGCTTGCTCAATATCCTGGAACTGGCGCGCGAGCGGGGCGAAGCGGGCAAACCGCTGCGCATCTTCTGGCCATCGTCGATCGCCGCCTTCGGCCCGAACACGCCGCAAGTAAACACCCCGCAAATGACGGTGATGGACCCGACGTCGATGTACGGCATCAGCAAGCTGGCTGGCGAACGCCTGTGCGAATACTACTTCAACAAGTATGGCGTGGACGTGCGCAGCATCCGCTACCCGGGCATCATCAGCTACAAATCGCCTCCGGGCGGCGGCACCACCGATTACGCCATCGCCATCTTCCATGCGGCCTTGCGCGGCGAGCGCTATGACTGCTTCCTCGACGCGACGACCACCTTGCCGATGATTTACATGCCCGACGCGATCCGCGCCACCATCGAACTGATGGACGCTCCCGTGTCGCAGATCAAGATCCGTTCGTCCTACAATGTGGCCGGCGTGTCGTTCAACCCCGAGCAGCTGGCGAAAGCCATCGTGCACATGGTGCCGGACTTCAAGATCAGCTACAAGCCGGACAGCCGCCAGGCCATCGCCGACAGCTGGCCGCAAAGCCTGGACGACAGCAAGGCCAGCGCGGACTGGGGCTGGAAGGCGCAGATCGGCATCGAGCAGATGGTCACCGACATGCTGGCCAATGTCGACGTGGGCCATGCCGCCAAGGCAGCCTGA
- a CDS encoding L-serine ammonia-lyase, whose protein sequence is MDMSVFDLFKIGIGPSSSHTVGPMVAARRFLVEYGPLDQVVGVEAALYGSLALTGVGHATDKAVILGLMGETPQDVAPDEVDSKLAAIEAAGEIALLGTHVVPFTAATGLIWHKSESLPEHPNGMRFTLTLADGSRADKVYYSIGGGFIREAEEVQTAAQAEAAVEPAASARVVFPFDTMEQLLAHGVESGLSIPEMLRANECVKRSETELNEGLDRIWHVMRDCIAHGLETTGNLPGGLNVKRRAAKLWRLAQEAKASDNRANDLPHDAVHLVSLYAMAVNEENAAGGRVVTAPTNGAAGIIPAVLRYYAQDCRPSDPVGGVRRFMLTAAAIGMLCKRNASISGAEVGCQGEVGVACAMAAAGLVAALGGTNEQIENAAEIGIEHHLGMTCDPIGGLVQIPCIERNGMGAVKAITAASLALKGDGTHFVSLDEVIETMRQTGADMQDKYKETSLGGLAVHVITVNHAAC, encoded by the coding sequence ATGGACATGAGCGTATTTGACCTGTTTAAAATAGGCATCGGGCCGTCGAGTTCCCATACGGTGGGGCCGATGGTGGCGGCGCGGCGTTTTCTGGTCGAATACGGTCCGCTGGACCAGGTGGTGGGCGTCGAGGCGGCCCTGTATGGCTCGCTGGCGCTGACGGGCGTGGGCCATGCCACGGACAAGGCCGTCATTCTGGGTTTGATGGGCGAAACGCCGCAGGACGTGGCGCCCGATGAAGTCGACAGCAAGCTGGCCGCCATCGAGGCGGCCGGTGAAATTGCGCTGCTGGGCACGCACGTGGTGCCGTTTACGGCGGCCACGGGCTTGATCTGGCACAAGAGTGAATCGCTGCCCGAACACCCGAACGGCATGCGTTTTACCTTGACACTGGCCGACGGCAGCCGTGCCGACAAGGTGTATTACTCGATCGGCGGCGGGTTTATCCGCGAAGCCGAGGAAGTTCAAACCGCGGCCCAGGCCGAAGCGGCCGTGGAGCCGGCCGCCAGCGCGCGTGTCGTCTTCCCCTTCGACACCATGGAGCAGTTGCTGGCGCATGGCGTGGAAAGCGGCCTGTCGATCCCGGAAATGCTGCGCGCGAACGAGTGCGTCAAGCGCAGCGAGACGGAACTCAATGAAGGCCTGGACCGCATCTGGCACGTCATGCGCGACTGCATCGCGCACGGCCTGGAAACGACGGGCAACCTGCCGGGCGGCTTGAACGTCAAACGCCGCGCCGCCAAATTATGGCGCTTGGCGCAAGAGGCGAAGGCGTCGGACAACCGCGCCAACGACTTGCCGCACGACGCCGTACACCTGGTCAGCCTGTACGCGATGGCCGTCAACGAGGAAAACGCGGCCGGCGGCCGTGTGGTGACGGCGCCGACCAACGGCGCCGCCGGCATCATCCCGGCCGTGCTGCGCTACTACGCGCAGGATTGCCGCCCCAGCGATCCGGTAGGCGGCGTGCGCCGTTTCATGCTGACGGCAGCGGCCATCGGCATGCTGTGCAAGCGCAATGCCTCGATCTCGGGCGCCGAAGTGGGTTGCCAGGGCGAAGTGGGCGTGGCCTGCGCCATGGCGGCCGCCGGCCTGGTGGCAGCCCTGGGCGGCACGAATGAACAGATCGAGAACGCGGCCGAAATTGGCATCGAGCACCACCTGGGCATGACCTGCGACCCCATCGGCGGCCTGGTGCAGATTCCGTGCATCGAGCGCAATGGCATGGGTGCCGTGAAAGCGATTACGGCCGCCTCGCTGGCGCTGAAGGGTGACGGCACGCACTTCGTCAGCCTCGACGAAGTCATCGAAACCATGCGCCAGACGGGCGCGGACATGCAGGACAAGTACAAGGAAACGTCCTTGGGTGGCCTCGCGGTCCACGTCATCACGGTGAACCACGCTGCTTGCTGA
- a CDS encoding AAA family ATPase, which translates to MSLSKKPYLQSAALRHDTVVDLDHYPFTIPAIRDFVHMDFHPDVTFFVGENGSGKSTMLEALAVGLGFGKDGGTRNVRIALPSDEESGLHAHLRLSKSYKKPEDSYFLRAESFFNVATYMDDMPEYLGSYGGKSLHAQSHGEAFMATLINKLRGKGLYLLDEPEAALSPSRQMAALSVIHQLVQDDSQLIIATHSPILLAYPNAKILMFTGGGIHEVAYEDTEHYAVTRDFLNNYPRRLEQLFEEE; encoded by the coding sequence ATGTCGCTGAGTAAAAAACCGTATCTGCAAAGCGCCGCGCTGCGCCACGACACCGTCGTCGACCTCGATCACTATCCGTTCACCATCCCCGCCATCCGCGACTTCGTGCACATGGACTTCCACCCCGATGTGACGTTTTTCGTGGGCGAGAATGGCAGCGGCAAGTCGACCATGCTCGAAGCGCTGGCCGTGGGGCTGGGCTTTGGCAAGGATGGCGGCACGCGCAATGTGCGCATTGCCCTGCCGTCGGACGAGGAATCGGGCTTGCATGCGCATCTGCGCCTGAGCAAAAGCTACAAGAAACCCGAGGACAGTTATTTTTTGCGCGCCGAGAGCTTTTTCAATGTCGCCACCTATATGGACGACATGCCTGAATACCTGGGCAGCTACGGCGGCAAGTCGCTGCACGCGCAGTCGCACGGCGAAGCGTTCATGGCGACCCTGATCAACAAGCTGCGGGGCAAGGGCCTGTATCTGCTGGACGAGCCCGAGGCGGCCCTGTCACCGAGCCGCCAGATGGCGGCATTGTCGGTGATCCACCAGCTGGTGCAGGACGACTCGCAGCTGATCATCGCCACGCATTCGCCGATTTTATTGGCCTACCCGAACGCAAAAATCCTCATGTTTACGGGCGGCGGCATCCATGAAGTGGCGTATGAAGACACGGAACACTATGCCGTGACGCGCGATTTTTTGAATAACTATCCACGAAGGCTGGAGCAGTTGTTTGAGGAGGAGTGA